ATGAGGTCGACAGGGACAAGATTCAGGCAACGGTAAAAAACGGGGTCTTAAGCCTTGTCATGCCCAAGGCAGAGTCGGCAAGAACAAGGAAAATACCGATCAAGGCGGAAGGCGTTGGAGGAGCCTTGAATCTCGGCTGAACGAAGAACCATTCCGATAAAAGGAGGTATTTGTCATGGCTATCAGGAACCTTGTACCCTTTGGAAAGAAAGGTGTTCCGGTGAGACGTGAGGAGGAGAGTCCCTTTGCCCTGCTGAGGCGTGAGATGGACACTCTCTTCGACAACTTTTTCCGCGGTTTTGATATGGAGCCTTTTGAGGGTCGCTTCGGCGCCTTCAGTCCAAGAGTCGACGTGACAGAGAAGGACAAGGAGATCAAAGTTTCCGCAGAGCTTCCTGGCATGGATGAAAAGGACATTAACGTATCGATCCATGACAATATGCTGACCATTGAAGGCGAGAAAAAAGAAGAAAAAGAAGACAAGGGAAAAGACTACTACAGGATAGAGCGCTCCTATGGCTCCTTCAGCAGGACTATCCCACTTCCTCTTGAAGTCGAAACTGATAAGGTCGAAGCCACGTTTAAAAAGGGTGTGCTCGTCGTAACGCTTCCAAAAACAGCCAAGGCTGTGGCAGAAACGAAGAAGATCGCCGTAACGACTGACTAAGTGAGTGCGTTGGCCGGCATGGGGGACGTTTCATGGAGATCTCTGTGCCGGCCCGCCTCATGATCCATTCAATGCACCTTTCAAAGAAGAAGTGAATTACTGCGCTAAGCCGTTCGAAGGAAGTTGTTCATCAAAGCCACAGTCTGCGGTATCGCTTCAAGATTGAGGGTGTGTCCAACGCCCGGAATCACCTCAAACCTGCTTCCGGGAATTAAGTCTGCTGCTTCCCTTCCCATGTGGACGGGGAACAACACATCCCTCTCACCATGAATGACCAATGTAGGCGCCTTAATCTTCTTGAGCTCTTCACGGTAATCCCCTCTCAGATGTATGGCTGCCATAAGTTTCTTGAGCGCCCATGGGTCGTTGTTCGCCTCAATGCGCGACCTCTTCAATGATTCCAGAGGAATGAGAGGGTTTTCGAAATAGCCTTCACCGAGGACGACGGGGAGCATGATATCGAGCATGAGGGGATAACCGCCGACATCAAGGGCCCTCTGCCAGGAAAACTCAAGGGCGTCATAATATGGAGTCTTTTGCGCGAAGGTGGAGAGGAGGACCAGTCTTTCGAGCATTCCGGGATAGTTTACGGCAAAGTGCTGCGCAACGAGGCTCCCGTATGATATGCCGATAAGGTTCACCCTCTCAGCCTTCAGAGACTCGAGCAGTCCCTTCACATCTGTGGCGTGCCGGTCAAAATCACGGACCTCCCCTTCTTTATCAGACCGGCCCTGGAAGATGAAGTCGAGGAGGATTATGCTGAATTCCCGTTCGAAGGCCGGGACCGTGAGCATCCATGCCAGCGTCGATTGGGCGAGGCCGTTCAGAAAGACGAGGGATCTCTTTGATCGGACATTCCCCTGTGTCTCGTAATAGAGGTTCAGATTGTCAGAAGTCCTAAAATACATGTAATGATATCTCTCCTATGCCGTAACGGATCGTATGCCTTCTGCTATGACGCTCATGAGCCGTTCCAGATTCTCGATGACGATGCTGAGGGGAGGCATGATCACGACAATATTTCCGAGGGGCCGTATGAAGATGCCCTTTGCCTTTGCATAATGGGCAACACGCCATCCCATCCTCTCTTCCCAGGGGTATGGCTCCTTTGTAGCCTTGTCCCTGACAAGCTCAATGCCTGCCATGAGCCCCCTGCTCCTCACGTTCCCGACATGGTCGAGAAAGGCTATATCCTTCAAGAAAGATTCCATCCTTTCGATCTTCGGTCTCAGCTGTCCGAGGGTGTCCTCGTTGTGAAAGATGTCCAGGCAGGCGAGTGCCGCCGCACATCCCAGGGGATTGCCGGTATAGGAATGGCCATGGAAGAAGGTCTTCAGATCCCTGAACTCGCCAAGAAAGGCGTTATAGATCTCGTCGGTGGCTACGGTTGCCGCGAGGGGCAGATACCCTCCTGTCAGCCCCTTTGACAGGCAAAGGATATCTGGGATGACTGCTTCGTGCTCGCAGGCGAACATCCTTCCCGTCCTTCCAAAACCTGTTGCCACCTCATCGGCTATCATGAGCACTCGGTACCGCGTAGATAACTCCCTCACCCCTCTAAGGTAGCCCGGTGGACTCACGATCATACCGCCTGCTGCCTGAACAAGGGGTTCGACAATGACGGCGGCGATCTCTTCCGAGTGCTTCTTCAGAATGTCCTCCATGGCGCCGAGACAGCGGAAGGTACAGTCTGGATGGCTTTCATCGAACGTGCATCGGTAGCAGTATGGTGACGGCGCCCTGTACGTCTGGAAGAGAAGTGGACCAAAGGCCTTGTGAAAGATGTCGATGCCCCCGACGCTCACTGCGCCGAGGGTGTCGCCGTGATAGGCATTCTCGAGGGAGAGGAAAGCGGTTCTGCCGGACATCCCCTTATGAAGCCAATATTGAAAGGCCATCTTGAGGGCCACCTCAACGGCAGTGGAACCATTATCAGAGTAAAAAACCTTGGATAAAGGAGGAGCGATGGAGGATGAATCGTTGTGGGGCGACGCTGCCGTGTGCAATAATCCTATAAGTCTCTCGGCCAAGGTGATCGCCGGTTCGTTGCTCAGCCCGAGCATGGTGCTGTGGGCGATCTTCGCGAGTTGCGTCCTGATCGCATCGTCAAGTTCCCTTTTCCGGTGGCCGTGCATATTGACCCATAATGAAGAGACCCCGTCAAGATACCAGTTCCCGTAAATGTCCTTGAGAAAGCAGTCTTTGCCTTCAGAGATGATGACGGGTCTCTCATCAAGCCAGTCCTTCATCTGTGTAAAGGGATGCCAGATGTACCGTTTATCGAGCCCTTCAAGGCTTCTGTTCTTGTCGATCATGTCCATGCTTCTTCGCCAGTTCCATGAACCCGAATATCTTAAGGTCTATGAAATCCCCCTTGCTCACAAACCGGGCCAGTTCCTCTTCCACCTGGTCAAGGGGGATTTTCAACACCTCGATATCTTCGGTTTCGTCCCTTCCCTCTATGCCTTTGAACTGAAGCCCCCTCGCAAGAAAGACGGTCAGGACCTCGCTCGATGAGCCGCTTGAGAGCGGACCTTCTGCAAGAAAAATGATCTCGGCGGCCTCGTATCCTGTCTCTTCCCGGAGTTCCCTCAACGCGGCATCCTCATGCCTCTCGCCTCTGTCATTCAGGCCCGCAGGGAATTCTACTACGTAATTCTTCACGGCAGGTCTGAATTGTCTGATCAGGAGCACCTCCCCCTGATCAGTGATCGGAACAATCGCGACAACACCGTCGCAATTGACTCTCTCGACAGTCTCCCAATTCCTCAGCGCCCCTTCAGAATCCCTGTAGGTCAGTTTGAGGCATCTGAGGTATCTTCCTTCCCAGACCGGCTCTCTGTGAACGATCGTATACTTGCCCATCGGTGCTTCTTCGCTTTGGTCCATACGCTGATTTGACTTAAATCATAGATAACTTCCGCTTTTTTTTCAATAATGGGTGTAGATTCAGCACAGCTGGAAATACAGAGGGGGTGTCTTTATGAGCAGGAAAACCGTAACCCATCAAAGGCCTATCTGTCCTTCTGGTGGTTGACCATATCGATGATATTCATCGTTCTCACGATAACCGGTGCGGGCATGGTCCAGACCTACATGGAAAGGCTCATGGGGCTTGATTATGTCGCCGTCAAGACGACCTGCAACCTCTGGTTCTGGATATTGAGGGCGATCTTCGGCTTCGGCTTCGGCTTCGGCTTCCTCATCGGAGTGGGATCTTTGTCGCGGACTACTTCACGCTGGGGAAGAAGCCGGTGCCTGCTGTGAGCGCAGCTCCTGAAAGAGCCTGAAGGGGCAAAGATTCTTCGAGACGGGGAGAGTGGTTGAAGACCGCTCTCCTTTTTATTTATCATACCGCCATGAGAGAATATGTCTTATGGTGCTCTCTCTTCCTGTTTCTGCCGTCACCGTGTTCCGCCACTGCGGACTATGCACGGCAGACCGGGATGGAGTGCAAGGAATGCCATGTCGACGCCGTAGGCGGAGGCGACCTCACGGCCGCAGGAAAGCGGTTCCTCGCTGATATGAAGGTCAGGGGTCTTTACAGACCTCTGTCGACTCCACAGAAAATCGTTCGGTTCATCATCGGGTACATTCATCTCCTCACCGCTATTGTCTGGTTCGGAACTATCTTCTATGTGCATATCCTTTTGAAGCCTGCCTATGCAGCAAAGGGACTGCCACGGGGCGAGCTCCTGCTCGGCTGGGTGTCGATCGTCATCCTCTCGATTACCGGAGTCCTTCTGACCATAGCGAGGATCCCCTCATGGAATGTGCTCTACACCACGCGCTTCGGCATCCTGCTCAGCGTCAAGATCTTTCTCTTCCTGATTATGGCTGCAACGGCATTTGTCGTGACCTTCTTCATTGGGCCGAAGCTCAGGAGAAAACTAATAACGCGGTGGCAAATTGATATCAGCAGAGGGAAGCAGGACCTGACGCCTGAGGAACTCCAGAGCTTTGACGGTAAGGAAGGCAGACCTGCCTTTGTTGCTTATAAAGGAAAGGTCTATGACCTTACCGGGTCCAGGTACTGGAAGGACGGCTCACACGCAAGGAAACATATTGCCGGTCGCGACCTCACCGATGCCCTCAGGACAGCCCCCCATGGAGAAGACAGGGTCCTCGCGATGGCTGAAGTCGGGAAACTCCTTGGAGCAGGGCAGAAGATCCCAAGACCTCTTCCGGAAAGGGTATTCTATATTCTCGCCTATATGAACCTTGTCTTTGTTTTTCTCATAACCTTCATCATAGCGCTCTGGAGATGGGGCTAGTATCGAAATACCGTAGGAGGTAATGCCGTGCAAAAGAAAATCATCCCGATCCTTTCCCTCGTTTTTTTCATGGTGCAGGCTCTCTCTTTCTTGTCAATGTCTTCAGCAGCTCAGGATCTTCATTCTCCCTCCGACCGTGAGGCGTCGTCACCTGCAGGCTCAAACCCTCTCGTCGACGAGATGGTCCTCCTGGACAGGGTCTTTCAGGAAGTGGTCTCTGCCGTTGCATTGGGAGGTGGTCAGAGAGTCCATAGGGCTTTGGAATCACTCCATGGGACTATGGAAAAGACTGCCGACGGTATCCGCTCAGGCTCGGTAAGGGTCCCCATAAAGGCAAACCGTGTCAAGGAGTTCATGAAGCTCGACACTAAGTTCCACAGGGACATCGAGGCCCTTGCCCGTGCTGCGGACAAAAACAATCAGCCGAAGATGCTCTCCCTGACCAAGAAACTTCTTGAGGGCTGCGTGACTTGTCACCGTACTTTCAGACAACAGTGAGAAGAGGGCCGATCTCTTTCGAAATGTTTCGTGCCTATAACCGGCAGGAAAGGCAGAAGCATGATTTAGATCATAGAAAGAAAAATGCTATACCGGTAGCATTACGACATAAGCGTTTAGGTCTTTCTCCCGTGCTGCCTGTCTCCCCCTCCATATAGACAGGCAGCACTCCCCCTTTCCCACCATCCCGAGAGCACGAGCAGGTATGATGTATCTCATAGCATGGATTCTCGTCTCCTGGTATAAATAGATACAAAGAGGATCATTCGCATGTTTCCCATCATGAAAGCAAAGGAGCGAAGATGAAGTTTTCCGACAGTCTTCTCAGGTATAGGCGGATAACCCAAATAGCCTTTGTCATGCTCATTTTTCTCGTGCCTGTCCTGGATATATTCCGCTATGATACGCACGCCGGGGAATTGATCGTCCTCGGTCAGGCATGGAGCCTCGGCCTGAAGCAGGGCTTCTATGCTGACCAGAGCGTTTCCGGAGCCACCCACGTGGCCGCGCATTTTCTCCTGAAGGCAGTACTCCCCTGGGTAGTCATACTCTCTGTCTTTCCCCTGCTCGACCCCGACGTGCCACGAACGAACAGGCTGCCTCAGGCAAGGCCTCACTCCCATCTCTTACAGAACGAACAGGATACTGTTACACTGGAGATACAGCGTAGCTAATTTCATTTCTCAACAGGAGGTGGTATGGAAGTATTGGATCTCAAGAAGTTGATAACATTTCATCCTGACAGGATTTCGAGGGAGATGCTCTCTGATAAGCCTGAGATGCGCATCGCCCTCATGTGTCTGAATCCCGGCCAGAAGCTCGACCCTCACAAGGCGCCGATGAGGCTCCTCATGTACTGTGTACAAGGCAGGGGCACCTTCATTGTCGGCGGCGAACGCAGGGAGGCCGACGAGAAGACCTGCATCCTCTGCGACCCGATGGTGCCCCATGGCTTCGAAGCGGATAAGGGAGAGAAGCTTGTCGTCATGGCAGTTGTGACGCCGGCTGATTAGTTTACCGTAATGTTAAAAACAATGGGCAGGTAGGCATGGACCGAAGCCTGTACATGCGATGAAATCCCGACAATGAGGTATCCGAGGTCTTCAACGAGAGTCACCACCCCCATTGAGCATTCAGCGGCAGTCGGCAACGTTGAAAGGCATCGCGATACAGGGCTTCTCAGCATACCTGCCTTCTACTTCCTGAAAACGTCCAGCTCTTCGGCATTGCGCGGAGCGATACGGAGGCAAGACTGATACCCTATATTGATTACAGCCTCTGCGTGGGCTGCGGAGCCTGCGCCGAGATCCATCCATCGTTCTTCATCATACGAGATGAAAAGGCGTGGTTGCTGAACCATGAGCAGTTCATACCCGAGGAACACGGAGACCTCGTCTTCAGCTGTCCCTTCCGTGCCATAACAATCGAATGACTGAGAAAAGGACCGCCATTGAATCATTGAATATCGGCCTGCCGAGAAAGGAGATCTTCCAGGACAGGGAGATCTTCACCGGGATCTGCAAACGTCCTGTATCCGGCCCCATAGGGCTCGGGAAGACGGGGTTTGAAGGTGACGGGGTCGGGGATCTGAAACATCATGGAGGGTTTGACAAGGCTGTTTGTGTCTACAGCATGGATCATTATCCCTTCTGGGAGAAGCTTCTCGGAATCAGATTGCCTGCTGCTGCCTTTGGCGAGAACCTCTCTCTTTCCAATCTCCTTGAAGAGGAAGTCTGCATCGGAGACATCTTCGACCTGGGAACGGCGATCATACAGGTGAGCCAGCCCCGGCAGCCCTGCAGTACTCTCGCGGCCCGGTATGGGAAGACCGATTTCATCAAGCTCGTCATAGATTCAGGCCGTACCGGATTTTATTGCAGGGTGCTTCAGGAGGGCATCGTAGAAAGGGAGAGTCCTTTTACCTTGAGAGAGCAGGACTCCCGTGGGATAACAATCGCCTTTGCCAACCATATTTACCATCATGACAGGACGAATTGTGAAGGGTTGAGAAGGGTCCTCGATGTGCCTGCCCTTTCCGAGTCATGGCGTCACTCTTTCCACGAATTAATCAAGAAGTGCGAGTAAGATGTTCGGCAGGCTTCAGGAATCTTCTGACGATCGCCATATTCCTTCTGTCATCGTCTTCGCTTTTTTTCGGCGTCTCAAGGACCAGGGGGGCCTCCATCAGTGCGGGATGGTTGATGAGCCTTTCAATCCCCCTCTTGCCGATCGTCCCCGCACCGATATGTTCATGCCTGTCAACTCCTGAATGAAAGGACCTCTTTGAGTCGTTCAGGTGAATGAGTCTTATGCTTTCCAGACCGAGGGCTTTCTCAGCCTCTGCCATCATCATGGCCAATCCTTTTTCGCTCGTCAACTCATAGCCTGCCTGAAAGGCATGACAGGTGTCTAAGGTCACGCCGCCGATCAACGGGCTGTCAGTCCCGTCGATGATCTCTGCAAGGTCCCTGATACGCGATGATATGTCTCCCCTCTCGCCCGCAGTATTTTCGAGGAGGAGTCTCGCTTCCCAGCTCTTCTCCCTCGATATTCTCTTGAGGGATTCAATAGCCCTTTTCCGTGCAGTCTCTTCGGCATCTCCCGATGCGCTGCCCGTGTGAAGCACGACATATTCCGCGCCGAGGAGATCTGCCAGGTCCATTTCCTTCATGAGGAGCGTTACCGATCTCTCAAGGGTATCGCTATTTGAAGCCGCAAGATTTATGAGGTAGGAGGTGTGAATGAAGACCGGGTTAATATCATAGACCCTTCGCAGTTCCCGGAAGAGTGAAACCGAACCCTGCGGTATGCTGCCCACAGACCATATCCTCGGGTTGTGGGAAAAGATCTGGGCGGTGTTGCAGCCGAGTTCCTTTGCCCTCTCCATCGAGAGATGAACACCTCCGGCAATGGATGTATGCACTCCGAGCCTTCTCTTCACTTCGCTCCTCACATCACAATGTAGAACAATCTTGAATAATATGCAATGAAATATTACAATCATAGCCATGAAGCTGCTGAAGAATTCACGGGAGACAGCCCTCTTCCTCTCTCTGCTCAGGGAGCGCACGTCGGGTGCCGGCAGGATTGAAGGGACTGTGAAGAAGGTCCTCTCGGAAGTCAGGACGAAGGGTGACAGGGCGGTTCTCAAATACACCGAGAAGTTCGACTTCCTGAAGATACGAAGCATAAGGATATCCTCTGCCGAGATAGCACGATACGCCGGCAAGGCCGACAGGAAGATACTCAAGTCCCTTGAGACCGCTGCGAAGAGGATTCGCGCCTTCCACGAGATGCAGAGAGAGGAATCGTGGTCCTTTTCTGAAGACGAAACGGTCCTCGGGCAGATCGTACGGCCCCTTGAGCGGATCGGCGTCTATGTGCCCGGCGGCAAGGCGTCCTATCCTTCCACGGTCCTTATGAATGTAATACCTGCCCAGGTGGCAGGGGTTGATGAGATCGCACTCTGCGTTCCGACGCCGAAAAACGAGATAAATCCCTCTGTCATGGCAGCAATC
The nucleotide sequence above comes from Thermodesulfovibrionales bacterium. Encoded proteins:
- a CDS encoding Hsp20/alpha crystallin family protein is translated as MAIRNLVPFGKKGVPVRREEESPFALLRREMDTLFDNFFRGFDMEPFEGRFGAFSPRVDVTEKDKEIKVSAELPGMDEKDINVSIHDNMLTIEGEKKEEKEDKGKDYYRIERSYGSFSRTIPLPLEVETDKVEATFKKGVLVVTLPKTAKAVAETKKIAVTTD
- a CDS encoding alpha/beta fold hydrolase, whose protein sequence is MYFRTSDNLNLYYETQGNVRSKRSLVFLNGLAQSTLAWMLTVPAFEREFSIILLDFIFQGRSDKEGEVRDFDRHATDVKGLLESLKAERVNLIGISYGSLVAQHFAVNYPGMLERLVLLSTFAQKTPYYDALEFSWQRALDVGGYPLMLDIMLPVVLGEGYFENPLIPLESLKRSRIEANNDPWALKKLMAAIHLRGDYREELKKIKAPTLVIHGERDVLFPVHMGREAADLIPGSRFEVIPGVGHTLNLEAIPQTVALMNNFLRTA
- the bioA gene encoding adenosylmethionine--8-amino-7-oxononanoate transaminase, which gives rise to MDMIDKNRSLEGLDKRYIWHPFTQMKDWLDERPVIISEGKDCFLKDIYGNWYLDGVSSLWVNMHGHRKRELDDAIRTQLAKIAHSTMLGLSNEPAITLAERLIGLLHTAASPHNDSSSIAPPLSKVFYSDNGSTAVEVALKMAFQYWLHKGMSGRTAFLSLENAYHGDTLGAVSVGGIDIFHKAFGPLLFQTYRAPSPYCYRCTFDESHPDCTFRCLGAMEDILKKHSEEIAAVIVEPLVQAAGGMIVSPPGYLRGVRELSTRYRVLMIADEVATGFGRTGRMFACEHEAVIPDILCLSKGLTGGYLPLAATVATDEIYNAFLGEFRDLKTFFHGHSYTGNPLGCAAALACLDIFHNEDTLGQLRPKIERMESFLKDIAFLDHVGNVRSRGLMAGIELVRDKATKEPYPWEERMGWRVAHYAKAKGIFIRPLGNIVVIMPPLSIVIENLERLMSVIAEGIRSVTA
- a CDS encoding NUDIX hydrolase, translating into MGKYTIVHREPVWEGRYLRCLKLTYRDSEGALRNWETVERVNCDGVVAIVPITDQGEVLLIRQFRPAVKNYVVEFPAGLNDRGERHEDAALRELREETGYEAAEIIFLAEGPLSSGSSSEVLTVFLARGLQFKGIEGRDETEDIEVLKIPLDQVEEELARFVSKGDFIDLKIFGFMELAKKHGHDRQEQKP
- a CDS encoding CopD family protein, encoding MKTALLFIYHTAMREYVLWCSLFLFLPSPCSATADYARQTGMECKECHVDAVGGGDLTAAGKRFLADMKVRGLYRPLSTPQKIVRFIIGYIHLLTAIVWFGTIFYVHILLKPAYAAKGLPRGELLLGWVSIVILSITGVLLTIARIPSWNVLYTTRFGILLSVKIFLFLIMAATAFVVTFFIGPKLRRKLITRWQIDISRGKQDLTPEELQSFDGKEGRPAFVAYKGKVYDLTGSRYWKDGSHARKHIAGRDLTDALRTAPHGEDRVLAMAEVGKLLGAGQKIPRPLPERVFYILAYMNLVFVFLITFIIALWRWG
- a CDS encoding cupin domain-containing protein, with translation MEVLDLKKLITFHPDRISREMLSDKPEMRIALMCLNPGQKLDPHKAPMRLLMYCVQGRGTFIVGGERREADEKTCILCDPMVPHGFEADKGEKLVVMAVVTPAD
- a CDS encoding MOSC domain-containing protein, producing MTEKRTAIESLNIGLPRKEIFQDREIFTGICKRPVSGPIGLGKTGFEGDGVGDLKHHGGFDKAVCVYSMDHYPFWEKLLGIRLPAAAFGENLSLSNLLEEEVCIGDIFDLGTAIIQVSQPRQPCSTLAARYGKTDFIKLVIDSGRTGFYCRVLQEGIVERESPFTLREQDSRGITIAFANHIYHHDRTNCEGLRRVLDVPALSESWRHSFHELIKKCE
- a CDS encoding deoxyribonuclease IV yields the protein MKRRLGVHTSIAGGVHLSMERAKELGCNTAQIFSHNPRIWSVGSIPQGSVSLFRELRRVYDINPVFIHTSYLINLAASNSDTLERSVTLLMKEMDLADLLGAEYVVLHTGSASGDAEETARKRAIESLKRISREKSWEARLLLENTAGERGDISSRIRDLAEIIDGTDSPLIGGVTLDTCHAFQAGYELTSEKGLAMMMAEAEKALGLESIRLIHLNDSKRSFHSGVDRHEHIGAGTIGKRGIERLINHPALMEAPLVLETPKKSEDDDRRNMAIVRRFLKPAEHLTRTS